A window of the Lycium ferocissimum isolate CSIRO_LF1 unplaced genomic scaffold, AGI_CSIRO_Lferr_CH_V1 ctg7640, whole genome shotgun sequence genome harbors these coding sequences:
- the LOC132045681 gene encoding LOW QUALITY PROTEIN: vesicle-associated membrane protein 711-like (The sequence of the model RefSeq protein was modified relative to this genomic sequence to represent the inferred CDS: inserted 2 bases in 1 codon) — MAILYALVARGSVVLAEHSATSTNASAIARQILEKIPGNNDSNVSYSQDRYIFHVKRTDGLTVLCMADEVAGRRIPFAFLEEIHQRFVRTYGRAVLSAQAYAMNDEFSRVLSQQIEYYSSDPNADRINRLKGEMSQVRNVMIENIDKVLERGDRXQLLVDKTANMQGNTFRFRKQARRFRSTVWWRNVKLTVALIFLLLVIIYVVLAFACHGLTLPACLK; from the exons ATGGCGATATTGTATGCACTGGTAGCGAGGGGATCGGTGGTATTGGCGGAACACAGTGCTACATCGACAAACGCTAGTGCAATAGCGAGGCAGATATTGGAGAAAATACCAGGAAATAATGATTCTAATGTTTCTTATTCACAAGATCGCTATATTTTCCATGTTAAACGTACTGATGGACTCACTGTTCTCTGTATGGCTGATGAGGTTGCCGGAA GGAGAATCCCTTTTGCATTCCTTGAAGAAATTCACCAAAGATTTGTCAGGACCTATGGTCGGGCTGTTCTCTCTGCACAAGCTTATGCCATGAATGATGAATTCTCAAGGGTCCTTAGCCAGCAAATTGAATATTACTCTAGTGATCCAAATGCAGACAGAATAAACAGGCTAAAGGGTGAAATGAGTCAG GTGCGTAATGTCATGATTGAGAATATTGATAAAGTTCTAGAGAGAGGTGACCG ACAGTTGCTGGTTGATAAAACTGCTAATATGCAAGGAAACACTTTCCGATTCAGGAAGCAAGCTCGGCGCTTCAGAAGCACAGTATGGTGGAGAAATGTCAAGCTCAC GGTTGCGTTAATATTCCTTCTCCTCGTGATAATATATGTTGTTTTGGCTTTCGCTTGCCATGGGCTAACTCTTCCAGCTTGTTTGAAGTAA